In the Hevea brasiliensis isolate MT/VB/25A 57/8 chromosome 8, ASM3005281v1, whole genome shotgun sequence genome, acaataactaattaataataatagATCTAAGAATATATGTCCAAAATCTATTCCTAACGAACATAAATCTAAGAATTATtgagaaaaaaaataatgaaaagttGTCATGGGTGGTCATCCAAAGAGAAGATCAAAATGAAGaaaatatgagaaaaataaaagaaaataagagGTTTCTAGAGAGAAGGACCAATTTGGATATTTGCGATTGAACCTTAATTTAATAGGATGAATTtgggtaatatataattatatttgagACCGAAttagatttaaaaaataatatatatatatgtttgagTTTTGCATATTGAATAGCTATTATCtgaatctatttatataaataaataattaattaattataaaatatatattttataatgatatttacaaatttttatatattatattttaaataaatagaatttaaatattttataaaattattaaatttttaaaatataaattattaattaacaaatatttattaataaaattatataaaattaaataaatttaaatttttttagataataataattaaatttgaaatgagtttgagtaaaaaaaaatactaacTTCTTTAAGGATGATTGTTATTTTTAAACACCTATTAGAACTAATGAAGtatataattgaatttaaaattaatttgaatttaattcatattaatttaaattttatatattaaatattcattacttaaattttttatataaataattaattacatataaaatatatttttataataatagttataaatttattaaatcaataaaatttcaaatttaattaaaattatcaaattttaaatataaattattcattaactatataaaattaaataaattcagataatatcttaatataaattttaattaaatttaaaattaattaattacaaaattattaattaaatttaaatttaaataaaaaaaaaattttgtgagcatctaaaggaaaaaaaaagacttTGAGAGTAACCTCCTTTGTCAAAGCAGAAACGGCACCGTTTTTCAGTTTTGCTAAGATATATAAATCGAGCGTCGTGCAAGGTTACCGTTTCACTCGCCATCTGCGCAGACTCTCGGCAGCCACAGCAGGAAGCAAGCAAAGCAAagatagagagagaaagagatggGGAAGAAAGCGAAAAGCTCAAGGAAGGGCAAGAAAGCATGGAGAGCAAACATAAGCACCGAAGACATAGACGATTTCATTGAGAAATCCACCAAAGATGCTCTCTCCGGAGGCTCTCTTTCCCATGTTCCCACTGAGTCCCTCTTTTTCGTCGATAAATCCAAAGGTGACCCTTCTCTCTTTTTCCTCATGGAAACTCTTCTCCTTCACCTTTTCCTCAATTTTATCTTTAGCTGATACCTTTTATTGGGTCAATTTCAGATCTTTCTGTGAAGCGCAAGATTGAGAAGCACAGAGAAAAGGTACTCCGCTGTGACAGTATACTTCAGAAAAATCCTTTTGTTCAAGCGGTGCCATCTTCGAAtcagaaaaagaagaagatatCCAAGAAATCCCTGAAAGAGTCTGAGCCAAAAGATGCCactcaagatggttccaaggtaagtGAGCAAGCGGTTTTGAGTgaggttgtgaattgtgattaatttcttttaaaattgctCGGGATTGAGATTATTTCATGGGATTTGTTTCAGAATGATTGTCCTGTCCAGGATTCTGGCATGGTCGACTTGTGGGAAAATGAAGGTATTGAATTTTCATTGGCATgcataactttataatttatgttaGTTTAGCTTGTTTGGTTGTTTAGAGATTGCAAGGTTTTTATTTTTTGCTTCCTTTGACAATCTTCCAGGTGAATGTGACAACAAACTTAGAAAGGTACTTGATTGGCTTTAATTATCTAAATTCCAGCTTGAGGTCTTACTGTTACATTGCATATGAGGATATTTCGTTAAATATGATAGAATACATAGGATTTGTTGTATTTGTTTTGGCATGTACGAAATTCATTTTGCCTTGTAGATATTGAACAGGGTGTGCATTTTCCTGATGATTAGCTGATCATTTACAGGCATCCAAACCTTCAGTTATTCGGGCAGTGGAAGTTGAGCCTCCAGGATGCTCATTTAATCCTTCATTTGAAGCTCATCAGGTAATTTCCTAACATTTCAGATACTGACAGTTTTGCTTTTCTTGTGTTTTTTCCAAAATCGAAATGCTTTATGTTCTTTTTTGCTTCAATTCTTCAATCCAGGATTCTTTGGCCCAAGCTGTTGCAGAGGAAATGCAGAAAGTCTATCAGAGTGAGTTGGGACCTCAACCTGTTCCATTAACTGTTCCTGGGGAACAGCAAGTGATTGATGAAGAAGATGTGAGTCTCTTGCTT is a window encoding:
- the LOC110668091 gene encoding ribosome biogenesis protein NOP53 isoform X2; the encoded protein is MGKKAKSSRKGKKAWRANISTEDIDDFIEKSTKDALSGGSLSHVPTESLFFVDKSKDLSVKRKIEKHREKVLRCDSILQKNPFVQAVPSSNQKKKKISKKSLKESEPKDATQDGSKNDCPVQDSGMVDLWENEGECDNKLRKASKPSVIRAVEVEPPGCSFNPSFEAHQDSLAQAVAEEMQKVYQSELGPQPVPLTVPGEQQVIDEEDLYFLEADNGDDGEENLTENEDAAQGKRSTNTKRVTKVELNRRARLKEQQKKEAEAKKKEELSKEIDSLPDIIKEIAKEDEEKHKRHIRRIVAKQERLKTCPPRLGKHKFKPAPPQVLLSEEITGSLRKLKGCCTLLRDRYKSLEKRGLVAPTAKRLRR
- the LOC110668091 gene encoding ribosome biogenesis protein NOP53 isoform X1; translation: MGKKAKSSRKGKKAWRANISTEDIDDFIEKSTKDALSGGSLSHVPTESLFFVDKSKDLSVKRKIEKHREKVLRCDSILQKNPFVQAVPSSNQKKKKISKKSLKESEPKDATQDGSKNDCPVQDSGMVDLWENEGECDNKLRKASKPSVIRAVEVEPPGCSFNPSFEAHQDSLAQAVAEEMQKVYQSELGPQPVPLTVPGEQQVIDEEDLYFLEADNGDDGEENLTENEDAAQGKSRSTNTKRVTKVELNRRARLKEQQKKEAEAKKKEELSKEIDSLPDIIKEIAKEDEEKHKRHIRRIVAKQERLKTCPPRLGKHKFKPAPPQVLLSEEITGSLRKLKGCCTLLRDRYKSLEKRGLVAPTAKRLRR